The following proteins are encoded in a genomic region of Flammeovirga pectinis:
- a CDS encoding glycerol-3-phosphate dehydrogenase/oxidase, translating to MMNRKKMLSQVEATTLFDVIVIGGGASGLGTALDSTLRGYKTLLLEKDDFAKGTSSRSTKLAHGGVRYLKQGDVGMVREALRERGLMKENAPHLVHDQKFIVPVYDWWDAPLYTTGLKVYDVMAGSLGLGKSEMISKEKTLKHIPNLSQDGLIGGVRYYDGQFDDARLAITLAQTISDFEGNLLNYAEVVGLEKDELDKVDGVRFIDSETGTEHVVKGTTVVNATGVFVDQILSMDDKNHKPVVSPSQGVHIILDKEFLKGASSIMVPRTSDGRVLFAVPWYDKIVVGTTDTPLDSIDAEPRALEEEIEFILKTAGQYLQKAPKRSDVRSVFAGLRPLVKKQEVETKNISRSHKILVNKSSLITIVGGKWTTYRQMAEDAVDTIEKVAHIPSVKCITKDLLLHGYQQGADRLDVKSVYGNDLPKIEALITEAPKLGVEIHSDLPYRFADVYWGVKNEMARTVEDVLARRTRSLLLNACASIEAAPEVAKMMAGILGKDEVWVDNQIEEYTTLAKGYMC from the coding sequence GTAGAAGCAACAACGTTGTTTGATGTGATAGTTATCGGCGGAGGAGCTTCTGGATTAGGAACTGCTCTTGATAGTACTTTAAGAGGGTACAAAACATTATTATTAGAGAAAGATGATTTTGCAAAAGGTACTTCAAGCAGAAGTACAAAGCTTGCTCATGGCGGAGTGCGTTATTTAAAGCAAGGTGATGTTGGTATGGTGAGAGAAGCATTGCGTGAACGTGGGTTGATGAAAGAAAATGCACCTCATTTAGTGCATGACCAAAAGTTTATTGTTCCTGTTTATGATTGGTGGGATGCACCTTTATATACTACAGGATTAAAAGTATATGATGTAATGGCTGGAAGTCTAGGTTTGGGTAAATCAGAAATGATCTCAAAAGAAAAGACTTTAAAACATATTCCAAACCTTAGTCAAGATGGTTTAATTGGAGGAGTAAGATATTATGACGGTCAGTTTGATGATGCTCGATTGGCGATAACATTAGCACAAACTATCTCAGATTTTGAAGGCAATCTTCTTAATTATGCTGAGGTAGTTGGGTTAGAAAAAGATGAACTTGATAAAGTTGATGGCGTACGTTTTATTGATAGTGAAACAGGTACTGAGCATGTTGTTAAAGGAACTACTGTAGTAAATGCAACAGGCGTTTTTGTAGATCAGATTTTAAGTATGGACGATAAAAACCATAAACCTGTAGTTTCGCCAAGTCAAGGAGTACATATTATTTTAGATAAAGAGTTTTTAAAAGGAGCTTCGTCTATAATGGTACCTAGAACTAGTGATGGTAGAGTATTGTTTGCTGTTCCCTGGTACGATAAAATTGTAGTTGGAACAACAGATACACCGCTAGATTCTATAGATGCTGAACCAAGAGCATTAGAAGAAGAAATTGAGTTTATTCTAAAAACAGCAGGGCAATATTTACAAAAAGCACCTAAAAGATCTGATGTAAGAAGTGTCTTTGCAGGTTTGCGACCTTTAGTAAAGAAACAAGAAGTTGAGACAAAAAATATTTCTCGATCACATAAGATTCTCGTTAATAAGTCAAGTTTAATTACGATAGTAGGTGGTAAATGGACAACTTATAGACAGATGGCAGAGGATGCTGTTGATACAATCGAGAAAGTAGCTCATATTCCATCAGTAAAGTGTATTACAAAAGATTTACTATTACATGGGTACCAACAGGGAGCAGACCGTTTAGATGTAAAAAGTGTTTATGGAAATGATTTACCAAAAATAGAAGCATTAATTACAGAAGCACCTAAGTTAGGAGTTGAGATCCATTCCGATTTACCTTACCGATTTGCAGATGTTTATTGGGGAGTGAAAAATGAAATGGCAAGAACGGTAGAAGATGTTTTAGCAAGGCGTACAAGAAGTTTACTTTTAAATGCGTGTGCAAGTATTGAAGCTGCTCCTGAAGTTGCTAAAATGATGGCAGGGATATTAGGAAAAGATGAAGTTTGGGTTGATAATCAAATTGAAGAATATACCACCTTGGCAAAAGGATATATGTGCTAG
- a CDS encoding GSCFA domain-containing protein, which translates to MMHNETFRTSVEPVFFENKINYSSKLFSIGSCFSQNIGNRLADYRFNITTNPFGTLYNPISIFENITNSIEEKPIDSNKIIAIDGIYKHFDFHSDISSVSEAGLLNDITSITSSVRNQLADCSHLLITLGTAFVFEKKDINSIVGNCHKVPAKEFNQRLLDLEELLSSFDSLHRLLPQKINIIITVSPIRHFRNGLVDNNLSKSLLRYFTHQICNKYANVEYFPSFEIMIDDLRDYRFYTEDMVHPSTLAIDYIWSYFKNGMIDTKTEDTFKKLDKVRKGIAHRPFNPKTPAHQKFLNKLKQITLSIKDFKTEALITEIDELLVRSQL; encoded by the coding sequence ATGATGCATAATGAAACGTTCAGAACCTCTGTAGAGCCCGTATTCTTCGAAAATAAAATCAATTATTCATCAAAATTATTTTCAATAGGCTCCTGTTTTTCTCAAAATATAGGAAATCGATTAGCAGATTATCGATTTAATATCACTACAAACCCTTTTGGAACTTTGTATAATCCGATTTCTATATTCGAAAATATCACCAATTCAATTGAAGAAAAACCTATAGACAGCAACAAAATTATAGCTATAGATGGGATCTATAAACACTTTGATTTCCATTCTGATATTTCTTCAGTTTCAGAAGCTGGTTTATTGAATGATATCACATCGATAACGTCATCAGTAAGAAACCAATTAGCAGATTGTTCACACCTTTTAATTACTTTGGGAACTGCTTTTGTTTTCGAAAAGAAGGATATAAATTCTATAGTTGGGAATTGCCATAAAGTTCCGGCTAAAGAATTTAATCAAAGACTGCTTGATTTAGAGGAGTTATTATCTTCTTTTGACAGTTTACATCGGCTTCTTCCTCAAAAAATTAATATAATTATTACAGTTTCCCCAATAAGGCATTTTAGAAATGGCTTAGTAGATAATAATCTTAGTAAATCTCTTTTACGATATTTCACTCATCAAATCTGTAATAAATATGCGAATGTAGAATATTTCCCTTCTTTTGAAATTATGATCGACGATTTGAGAGATTATAGATTTTATACTGAAGATATGGTACACCCCTCTACTTTAGCAATAGATTATATTTGGTCTTATTTTAAAAATGGAATGATTGATACCAAGACAGAAGATACTTTTAAAAAATTAGATAAAGTAAGGAAAGGAATTGCGCATAGGCCGTTTAATCCAAAAACTCCAGCACATCAAAAATTTTTAAATAAACTGAAACAAATCACGCTATCAATCAAAGACTTTAAAACAGAAGCATTAATTACAGAGATTGATGAACTCCTCGTAAGATCTCAACTGTAA
- a CDS encoding tetratricopeptide repeat protein gives MKNLLSILFILSSLVSFGKHSAEDEIPKFDSLISIFEAKNVSDSIRISAALELAWLHRNISPDNAYLYAKISEDLSKANNMINQEILAISYGGIALRNKGEYQKAMKDFMRALDKSVAISSDEDQGYAHINIASVNIYQENFNEAVIHLEMAEIISKKLKDKRMQGYVMTNYGRVYQGTGLFKKAVDNFNDALNLRKEDNDIYGQIVTYSDFGKVYSEIGLFDEALVYLLKSMELNDENIDDSDKMVSTLTDIAFIYREQGDYDKAEYYARKAADISVRIGAKHMALNAFTELKNIARLKGYYKKALKYDDLIEAYQDTIFSEEVRMKLAELNVRYLVAQRVKENEILKKDQELNEIIIERQAIITISAFFLILILGLSIYFLTIENKNKRNVNRKLKTQKNELEIQSTEIQRINQLLQAKSQDIMDSINYAKGIQKAILPNWTNVKQLLPNSFVFFQPRDIVSGDFYWFKMIDETKGVLIAADCTGHGVPGGFMSMVGETALEYIVESQNVYNPTLILEELHARLSSILKQKNTGNMDGMDVAVCYIDKSTSTIDFAGAGMSMTIVENNTHQIIKGSSRGVGGVSTFASTETHSFNMGTDKMFFLYSDGFADQFGGTKGKKLKSPNFRKILEACYQIPVKDQKLFIKTQFDSWKGEEEQVDDVMVIGFTM, from the coding sequence ATGAAAAATCTTTTAAGTATTCTATTCATTTTATCTTCTCTAGTGTCGTTTGGTAAACATTCAGCAGAAGATGAAATCCCCAAATTTGATAGTCTTATTTCAATCTTTGAGGCAAAAAATGTTTCTGATTCTATTCGAATATCAGCTGCTCTAGAACTTGCGTGGCTTCATAGAAATATATCTCCCGATAATGCTTATTTATACGCCAAAATTTCTGAAGATTTAAGTAAGGCGAATAACATGATTAATCAAGAAATCTTGGCTATTAGCTATGGTGGTATTGCTCTTAGAAATAAAGGTGAATATCAAAAAGCAATGAAAGATTTTATGCGTGCTTTAGATAAATCTGTTGCGATTTCTTCTGATGAAGATCAAGGATATGCCCATATTAATATTGCATCAGTAAATATTTATCAAGAGAACTTTAATGAAGCTGTTATTCATTTAGAGATGGCAGAAATAATCTCTAAAAAGCTGAAAGATAAAAGAATGCAGGGATACGTAATGACAAATTACGGTAGGGTATACCAAGGTACAGGGTTATTTAAAAAGGCCGTTGATAATTTTAATGACGCGCTTAACTTAAGGAAAGAGGATAATGATATTTATGGTCAAATTGTTACCTATTCTGATTTTGGAAAAGTGTACTCAGAGATTGGATTATTTGATGAGGCATTAGTTTATCTTTTAAAATCAATGGAACTCAATGATGAAAATATTGATGATTCTGATAAAATGGTAAGCACGCTAACTGATATAGCATTTATATATAGAGAGCAAGGTGATTACGATAAAGCAGAGTATTACGCTAGAAAAGCGGCAGATATCTCTGTTAGGATTGGAGCAAAGCATATGGCTTTAAATGCTTTTACCGAATTAAAAAATATTGCAAGGTTAAAAGGCTACTACAAAAAAGCTTTAAAATATGATGATCTAATAGAAGCTTATCAAGATACTATTTTTAGTGAGGAGGTAAGAATGAAATTAGCAGAATTAAATGTTCGATACTTAGTAGCTCAGAGAGTAAAAGAAAATGAAATTCTTAAGAAAGATCAGGAGTTAAATGAAATAATAATTGAGCGCCAAGCAATAATAACTATTTCAGCGTTTTTCTTGATTTTAATTCTTGGCTTGTCTATCTATTTTCTAACTATCGAAAATAAAAATAAAAGAAACGTCAATAGAAAATTAAAAACTCAAAAAAATGAGTTAGAAATTCAATCAACAGAAATTCAAAGAATAAACCAGTTATTACAAGCAAAATCTCAGGATATTATGGATAGTATTAACTATGCAAAAGGAATCCAGAAAGCGATTTTGCCTAATTGGACAAATGTTAAACAATTATTGCCAAATTCTTTTGTTTTTTTCCAGCCAAGAGACATTGTTTCTGGAGACTTCTATTGGTTTAAGATGATTGATGAGACAAAAGGTGTTCTAATTGCTGCAGATTGTACAGGGCACGGTGTACCTGGTGGATTTATGAGTATGGTTGGAGAAACTGCTTTAGAGTATATTGTAGAGTCTCAGAATGTATACAACCCAACATTGATTCTAGAAGAATTACATGCAAGACTTTCTAGTATTCTTAAACAAAAGAATACAGGGAATATGGACGGTATGGATGTAGCAGTTTGTTATATAGATAAAAGTACTTCTACAATAGATTTTGCTGGTGCTGGAATGTCTATGACAATTGTAGAGAATAACACTCACCAAATTATTAAAGGTTCTTCTAGGGGAGTAGGAGGCGTGAGTACTTTTGCTTCTACCGAAACACACTCATTTAATATGGGTACTGATAAAATGTTTTTCCTCTATTCAGATGGTTTTGCAGATCAGTTTGGTGGAACAAAAGGCAAGAAATTAAAAAGTCCCAATTTTAGAAAAATACTAGAAGCTTGTTATCAAATTCCCGTTAAGGATCAGAAATTATTTATTAAAACGCAGTTTGATTCTTGGAAAGGAGAAGAAGAACAAGTAGATGATGTAATGGTAATTGGCTTTACTATGTAA
- a CDS encoding transketolase family protein → MKKFTYTEKKDTRSGFGAGLHELGKINENVVALCADLTGSLKMDAFKADFPERFFQMGIAEANMINVAAGMTVGGKIPFTGTFANFSTSRVYDQIRQSVAYSGKNVKIAASHSGLTLGEDGATHQVLEDIGMMKMLPHMTVINTCDYNQTKAATIAAASHDGPVYLRFGRPSIPVFMPEGEFEIGKAVMLNEGTDVTIVATGHLVWEAILAGEKLAEEGISAEIINIHTIKPLDAEAILKSVKKTGCIVTAEEHQIAGGLGESVAGVLTTKLLAPQEFVAVNDTFGESGTPAELMEKYGLTFNDVVAAAKRAIARKA, encoded by the coding sequence ATGAAGAAGTTTACATACACAGAGAAAAAAGATACACGCTCAGGATTTGGTGCGGGTTTACACGAATTAGGTAAAATCAATGAGAACGTGGTAGCATTATGTGCTGACCTAACAGGTTCTCTAAAAATGGATGCTTTTAAAGCAGACTTCCCTGAAAGATTCTTTCAAATGGGTATTGCAGAAGCGAACATGATAAATGTAGCTGCGGGTATGACTGTAGGTGGTAAAATTCCTTTTACAGGTACTTTTGCAAACTTCTCAACAAGCCGTGTTTATGACCAAATCCGTCAATCGGTGGCATACTCTGGTAAGAATGTGAAAATTGCAGCATCTCACTCAGGTCTTACGTTGGGAGAGGATGGTGCTACTCACCAAGTATTAGAAGATATCGGTATGATGAAGATGCTTCCTCATATGACGGTAATCAATACTTGTGATTACAACCAAACTAAAGCGGCAACAATTGCTGCTGCATCTCATGACGGTCCTGTTTATTTAAGATTTGGACGTCCATCTATTCCTGTTTTCATGCCGGAAGGCGAATTTGAAATTGGAAAAGCTGTAATGTTGAATGAAGGTACTGATGTAACTATTGTTGCAACAGGACATTTAGTATGGGAAGCTATCTTAGCAGGTGAAAAACTTGCTGAGGAAGGAATTTCTGCTGAAATCATCAATATTCATACAATCAAACCTTTAGACGCAGAAGCAATTCTTAAGTCAGTAAAGAAAACAGGTTGTATCGTAACTGCTGAAGAGCACCAAATTGCTGGTGGTTTAGGCGAAAGTGTTGCAGGTGTATTGACAACTAAATTATTGGCACCACAAGAATTTGTGGCTGTAAATGATACATTTGGTGAGTCTGGTACTCCAGCAGAATTAATGGAAAAATATGGTTTAACTTTTAATGATGTTGTAGCTGCTGCTAAAAGAGCAATAGCTAGAAAAGCATAG
- the pafA gene encoding alkaline phosphatase PafA: MKRVILSFLVAFMSFTSSFAQFTEDKPKAVVGIIVDQMKYDYISRYWDNFGEGGFKKLVNDGYFVRNGQYNYAPTVTGPGHASVYSGTSPAYHSIVNNNFYDREKGKGVYCVDDKRYTTVGSDSKNGQKSPYRLATTNLSDEIKWASNFRSKVYAVSIKDRSAVLPAGHAGDGAYWLDEKNGNWITSSFYMKELPQWLTDLNEGKKRPIDKYMKSDWTLSLPIERYGASTEDSTAYESLFPGKSEPTFPYSIKKGVASDRVRAKTGRKYDIIKGTPYGNTLVTEMAMHIIDNENYGQDNFTDLLAVSYSSTDYAGHAYGPQSMEVEDMYIKLDKELETLINHLDEKLGKGNYVIFLTADHAGAQNAGFMRDRMNFEAVNISSKEDTQAIETVLNARFGEGKYVASNYSGQLYLDRELIKEKKLDLEEVQLATAEAFMAMPQYAAAIIGKDLERNEYTLGYKGLIYNGFNPRFSPDVYGVLKSHNMDYGKGGTTHFSPYKYDTHVPIMFYGWNIPHGETHAPHTITEIAPTVCSFLNMNYPSGCYSNPIIIPMKK, encoded by the coding sequence ATGAAAAGAGTTATTTTATCTTTTTTAGTAGCTTTTATGAGCTTCACTTCTTCGTTTGCTCAATTTACAGAAGACAAACCTAAAGCTGTTGTAGGAATTATTGTAGATCAAATGAAGTACGACTATATCTCGAGGTATTGGGATAATTTTGGAGAGGGAGGATTTAAAAAGCTTGTAAACGATGGCTATTTTGTAAGAAATGGTCAATACAACTATGCTCCGACTGTAACAGGCCCCGGTCATGCATCAGTTTATTCTGGAACATCACCTGCTTATCATTCTATTGTAAACAATAACTTTTATGATCGTGAGAAAGGTAAAGGAGTTTATTGTGTTGATGATAAAAGATACACGACTGTTGGTTCTGACAGTAAGAACGGTCAAAAATCACCTTATAGACTAGCTACTACAAACCTATCTGATGAAATTAAATGGGCTAGTAATTTTAGATCTAAAGTGTATGCTGTTTCTATTAAAGATAGATCTGCTGTTCTACCTGCTGGTCATGCTGGAGACGGTGCATATTGGTTAGACGAGAAAAATGGTAATTGGATTACTTCTTCTTTCTACATGAAAGAATTACCACAATGGCTTACTGATTTAAATGAAGGAAAGAAAAGACCAATTGATAAATACATGAAATCTGATTGGACGCTTTCTTTACCTATTGAAAGATATGGTGCTTCTACTGAGGACAGTACTGCCTATGAATCTTTATTTCCTGGTAAATCTGAACCTACATTCCCTTACAGCATCAAAAAAGGTGTTGCTTCTGATAGAGTTCGTGCTAAGACAGGGAGAAAGTACGATATTATTAAAGGCACTCCATACGGTAATACGTTAGTTACAGAAATGGCTATGCATATTATTGACAATGAAAATTATGGCCAAGATAATTTTACAGATCTTTTAGCTGTAAGTTATTCATCTACAGATTATGCTGGTCATGCATACGGACCTCAATCTATGGAAGTGGAAGATATGTACATTAAATTAGATAAAGAACTTGAAACTTTAATTAATCATTTAGATGAAAAATTAGGGAAAGGAAATTATGTTATCTTTTTAACTGCAGATCATGCTGGTGCTCAAAACGCTGGTTTTATGCGCGATAGAATGAATTTTGAGGCTGTAAATATTAGCAGCAAAGAAGATACGCAAGCAATTGAAACTGTATTAAATGCACGTTTTGGAGAAGGAAAATATGTTGCTTCTAATTATTCAGGTCAACTTTATTTAGATAGAGAACTTATTAAAGAAAAGAAACTTGATTTAGAAGAAGTACAATTGGCTACCGCAGAAGCGTTTATGGCAATGCCGCAATATGCAGCTGCAATTATTGGAAAAGACTTAGAAAGAAACGAGTATACTTTAGGTTATAAAGGCTTAATATATAATGGTTTTAACCCTCGTTTTTCTCCAGATGTTTATGGTGTTTTAAAATCACATAATATGGATTATGGTAAAGGTGGAACAACCCACTTCTCTCCATACAAATATGATACTCATGTACCTATTATGTTCTATGGATGGAATATCCCTCATGGAGAAACTCATGCACCACATACAATTACTGAAATTGCACCAACGGTTTGTTCTTTCTTAAATATGAACTACCCTTCTGGTTGTTACAGCAACCCAATTATTATTCCTATGAAAAAATAG